A genomic stretch from Sulfobacillus thermosulfidooxidans includes:
- a CDS encoding fumarylacetoacetate hydrolase family protein, with protein sequence MKIARIHADQRDELALAVGERLLPIARLRTLTDFPSQLLPTFVTMEDVLHSPSLLTQLQNVDQWIQTHTSSIPDSWWQSTETTLPVVAQPEKILCVGLNYRRHVEETHLEIPPYPVLFSKFANSLEGNGQVVFLGDMASQWDYEAELVIVIGRPCFKVSEEQALDYVLGYCNGNDLSARDLQFRTGQWLLGKTLAGMAPIGPYIVTRDEIPNPNQLTVRCWVNGELRQEDETGQMIFSPQYLIHYISQFMKLVPGDLIFTGTPSGVILGQPPEQRQWLKDGDRVTVEIDGLGRLETTLKAGYPVE encoded by the coding sequence ATGAAAATTGCGCGCATTCATGCCGACCAACGCGATGAATTGGCGTTGGCCGTTGGCGAGCGTTTGTTACCTATCGCTCGTCTTAGAACCTTAACCGATTTTCCGTCTCAATTATTACCGACCTTCGTGACTATGGAGGATGTTTTACATTCCCCAAGCTTATTGACCCAATTACAGAATGTTGACCAGTGGATTCAAACACATACCAGTAGCATTCCCGACTCGTGGTGGCAATCCACGGAGACGACTCTGCCCGTTGTGGCCCAACCCGAAAAAATTTTATGTGTGGGATTAAATTATCGTCGCCATGTTGAAGAAACCCATTTAGAAATTCCTCCGTACCCCGTATTGTTCAGCAAATTTGCTAATAGTCTTGAGGGCAACGGTCAAGTTGTTTTTTTGGGGGATATGGCTTCGCAGTGGGATTATGAAGCCGAACTTGTCATTGTGATAGGACGGCCTTGCTTTAAGGTATCAGAAGAACAGGCCTTGGATTATGTTTTGGGATATTGCAACGGCAATGATCTTTCGGCCCGCGATCTGCAGTTTCGAACGGGACAATGGCTCCTTGGTAAAACATTAGCGGGAATGGCGCCCATAGGCCCCTACATCGTGACCCGGGATGAAATTCCCAATCCCAATCAGTTAACCGTACGATGTTGGGTAAACGGAGAATTGCGCCAAGAAGATGAGACCGGACAGATGATTTTTTCGCCACAATATTTGATTCATTACATTTCTCAATTTATGAAGCTCGTTCCGGGCGATCTGATATTTACCGGGACACCTTCTGGTGTTATTCTTGGGCAACCTCCAGAACAGCGGCAATGGTTAAAAGATGGTGACCGCGTTACGGTAGAAATCGATGGACTAGGTCGCCTGGAAACTACATTAAAAGCAGGGTATCCGGTTGAGTAA
- a CDS encoding class I SAM-dependent methyltransferase, whose product MPHHGHDFDPARLVQMETSRRDIFPPHMTLDHFLVRPDMVIADIGCGPGYYAIEAAQRLPQGQVYAIDRQQDMLDWIKKRSQNSGLTNLMLLKASADQIPLEAESLDAILMANVLHDLPDHARILSEVYRLLKPGGIYFLVEWDKIPTEFGPPLEIRFTPPELMSLLDRHHFEEIQQIEAPSPWFQISAKKPTH is encoded by the coding sequence GTGCCCCATCATGGCCATGACTTTGATCCCGCACGGTTAGTTCAGATGGAAACGAGCCGGCGGGATATTTTTCCTCCACACATGACATTGGATCACTTTCTGGTTCGTCCCGATATGGTTATCGCTGATATTGGCTGTGGTCCCGGTTATTACGCTATTGAAGCTGCTCAACGATTGCCTCAAGGTCAAGTTTATGCCATTGATCGGCAACAAGACATGCTGGACTGGATTAAAAAACGGTCCCAAAATTCAGGTCTGACAAATCTTATGCTTTTAAAGGCATCGGCTGACCAGATTCCTCTAGAGGCGGAATCGCTCGATGCGATCTTGATGGCCAATGTCCTGCACGACCTGCCTGACCACGCACGCATTTTATCGGAAGTGTACCGTCTCCTTAAGCCGGGAGGAATATATTTTTTGGTAGAGTGGGACAAAATTCCCACAGAATTCGGCCCTCCTCTTGAAATCCGATTTACCCCGCCCGAATTAATGAGCCTATTAGACCGCCATCACTTTGAGGAAATCCAACAAATTGAAGCACCGTCGCCATGGTTTCAAATCAGCGCAAAAAAGCCCACTCATTAG
- the purT gene encoding formate-dependent phosphoribosylglycinamide formyltransferase, protein MAYHSAKLLLLGSGELGKEVLIEAQRLGLYTVAVDRYPDAPAMAVAHKSYVINMTDADALYQLVKTEHPDYIVPEIEALSTPTLEILEGEGFHVIPTARAARLTMDREGIRRLAAETLNLPTARYEFADNLQELEEAARHLGFPLVVKPIMSSSGKGQSVCFDPVDLKTAWNTAMEAGRVYNQRIIVEEFIAFDSEITVLTVRSKTGTILCPPIGHRQVHGDYIESWQPHFLTPSQWDQAQFIARAITDALGGLGIFGVELFVTPERVYFSEVSPRPHDTGMVTMVSQSLSEFALHVRAIMGLPVPPVDVLKPSASYAIKADHAYANYRINGVEDALQVPSTQMRIFAKPTTYPGRRVGVVLAQADTVDEARQRAQQARERITIQEA, encoded by the coding sequence ATGGCATATCACAGCGCAAAATTACTATTGTTAGGTTCTGGAGAACTGGGTAAAGAAGTCTTAATTGAGGCACAACGCTTAGGTCTTTACACGGTAGCAGTAGACCGCTATCCGGACGCTCCCGCTATGGCTGTTGCCCACAAGTCATATGTGATTAATATGACGGATGCGGATGCTCTCTACCAATTAGTCAAAACCGAACATCCTGATTATATTGTGCCGGAAATTGAAGCCTTATCGACTCCCACGCTCGAAATTCTCGAAGGAGAGGGATTTCATGTTATCCCTACAGCCCGCGCGGCCCGATTAACCATGGACCGGGAAGGCATTCGTCGATTGGCTGCAGAAACCCTGAATTTGCCGACTGCCCGCTACGAATTCGCCGATAATCTGCAAGAACTTGAAGAAGCTGCTCGCCATCTCGGGTTTCCCCTCGTTGTAAAACCTATTATGAGTTCGTCAGGCAAGGGCCAAAGCGTCTGTTTTGATCCTGTCGACCTCAAAACCGCTTGGAATACAGCAATGGAAGCTGGCCGGGTTTACAACCAACGCATTATTGTCGAAGAATTTATCGCCTTTGATTCCGAAATTACGGTTTTAACAGTCCGCAGTAAAACGGGAACCATTCTCTGTCCACCCATTGGACACCGCCAAGTCCATGGAGATTATATTGAGTCCTGGCAACCTCATTTTTTGACTCCGTCACAGTGGGACCAAGCCCAGTTTATCGCCCGGGCTATTACCGACGCTTTGGGCGGTTTAGGTATATTTGGTGTGGAACTATTTGTAACCCCTGAACGCGTCTATTTTAGTGAAGTCTCTCCCCGACCCCATGACACCGGAATGGTGACAATGGTCAGCCAGAGTTTGTCGGAATTCGCGTTACATGTTCGCGCGATCATGGGCTTGCCCGTTCCTCCCGTAGATGTGCTCAAACCCTCTGCAAGCTATGCTATTAAAGCAGATCATGCCTATGCCAATTACCGCATAAATGGTGTCGAGGATGCGTTGCAGGTCCCTTCTACGCAGATGCGTATATTTGCCAAACCCACAACCTATCCAGGTCGCCGAGTTGGGGTTGTTTTGGCCCAGGCTGATACGGTTGACGAAGCTCGCCAGCGTGCCCAACAGGCTCGAGAGCGGATCACAATTCAGGAAGCATAG
- the fba gene encoding class II fructose-1,6-bisphosphate aldolase yields MGFGSFNYWLRDGLNKGYAVAQININNLEFVQAIIEAAEEERAPIILGASEGALKYMGLDYAVAIAKTAAERASVPVMLHLDHGPNLDWVLKAIRNGFSSVMIDASRLPLEENIALTKQVVDLCHPLGIEVEAELGRITGTDDDLTVDERLATLCRPEDAERFVAETHVDALAAAIGSAHGHYKGKPQLDFERLAAIREVTGIPLVLHGGSGIPDEDVKKAISLGIAKMNINTDNQEVFTAKVREVLAANPKMYDPRKYLGPGRDEIKAMVKKKLALTGSVNRV; encoded by the coding sequence GTGGGATTTGGTTCTTTTAATTATTGGCTTCGAGATGGATTAAACAAGGGGTATGCGGTAGCTCAAATAAATATTAACAACTTGGAATTCGTTCAGGCAATTATTGAGGCCGCTGAAGAGGAACGGGCGCCCATCATTTTAGGTGCCAGTGAAGGTGCTTTAAAATATATGGGACTTGATTATGCTGTGGCTATCGCGAAAACGGCTGCAGAACGTGCTAGCGTTCCGGTTATGCTGCATCTCGATCACGGTCCGAATTTAGACTGGGTACTGAAGGCGATCCGCAATGGATTCTCGTCAGTTATGATTGATGCGTCCCGACTTCCCCTAGAGGAAAATATTGCTTTAACTAAACAAGTTGTAGATTTGTGTCATCCATTAGGTATTGAAGTGGAAGCGGAACTGGGCCGTATAACTGGTACCGATGATGACCTAACCGTTGATGAACGTCTAGCAACCTTATGCCGTCCAGAAGACGCGGAACGCTTTGTTGCTGAAACGCATGTTGATGCCTTAGCCGCCGCGATTGGCTCAGCTCATGGGCATTACAAAGGGAAACCCCAATTAGATTTTGAGCGATTGGCCGCAATTCGTGAAGTGACAGGCATTCCTTTAGTCTTACATGGTGGTTCAGGTATCCCTGATGAAGATGTGAAAAAAGCGATTAGCTTAGGAATCGCAAAAATGAATATTAATACCGACAATCAGGAAGTTTTCACAGCTAAGGTTCGCGAGGTATTAGCAGCGAATCCGAAGATGTATGATCCTCGGAAATATTTAGGACCAGGTCGTGACGAGATTAAGGCCATGGTCAAGAAAAAACTTGCCTTAACCGGTTCCGTAAACCGGGTTTAA
- a CDS encoding phosphoribulokinase, which translates to MVSRRHRITMIGIAGDSGAGKSTYAAALQELLGVDRVTVLTLDDYHSLDRDERNAIGVTALNPWKANNLGLLIEHVWALRHGKPIVKPTYDHATGRFGPMEEIVPKDIVILEGLHTLYLEKLREALDLRIYFDTDNELRVRWKVRRDSGARGYTPQEVLEEIERRRPDVMRYIEPQKAFADLVIHYMPDKTLPPTPEYPEPVRVVFAERLRRNKRILVKWLALGARLGLVHAEHVHDIVEGEEMEVAALWGTTQQSALQSLVEMVSDSQLFHEHITRLGKTLDYDPIGVSRILVASMILLLDRNFRHDEQILRQL; encoded by the coding sequence ATGGTATCAAGGCGTCATCGAATTACAATGATTGGAATAGCGGGGGACAGTGGTGCAGGTAAATCGACTTACGCGGCTGCATTACAGGAACTCCTAGGGGTTGACCGGGTCACGGTGTTGACGCTGGACGATTACCATTCGCTCGATCGTGACGAACGCAACGCTATTGGAGTTACCGCGTTAAATCCCTGGAAGGCTAACAATTTGGGCTTATTAATTGAACATGTTTGGGCATTACGACATGGTAAACCCATTGTCAAACCTACGTATGACCATGCGACCGGACGATTTGGACCAATGGAGGAGATTGTCCCTAAGGATATTGTTATCTTAGAGGGCTTGCACACACTCTATTTGGAAAAATTACGGGAAGCATTAGATTTGCGAATTTATTTTGATACCGACAATGAACTGCGTGTCCGGTGGAAAGTTCGTCGTGATTCAGGGGCTAGGGGATATACCCCGCAAGAAGTGTTGGAAGAAATTGAACGCAGGCGGCCCGATGTCATGCGCTATATTGAACCCCAAAAAGCTTTTGCAGATTTGGTTATTCACTATATGCCTGATAAAACCTTGCCCCCGACTCCAGAATATCCCGAACCTGTTCGGGTAGTATTTGCAGAACGGTTACGTCGCAACAAGCGGATTTTGGTGAAGTGGCTTGCTCTTGGAGCACGTTTGGGCCTAGTGCATGCGGAGCACGTGCACGATATCGTAGAAGGCGAAGAAATGGAAGTAGCCGCGTTGTGGGGAACGACCCAGCAGTCAGCTTTACAATCTTTAGTTGAGATGGTGTCTGATAGCCAGCTCTTCCATGAGCATATCACCCGGTTAGGGAAGACATTAGATTACGATCCTATTGGCGTGTCACGAATTTTGGTGGCCAGTATGATTTTGCTTCTCGACCGCAATTTCCGCCACGACGAACAAATTCTGCGGCAATTATAA